One segment of Candidatus Nitrospira nitrosa DNA contains the following:
- a CDS encoding MlaE family ABC transporter permease codes for MERQATISVEDNVVYCRGAWTLPNLSQLERGAHALRWPDVPTVLYDAGEVTAMDTGGALMLQRYINGLPHKGQQTSLQGLKPEFEQLLEKIQAQSIQPGRHAAIRETKRVNSLAGTIQSWQASVVRALAFIGESTLALCASVARPQSIRWKSLMRFVELDGVRALPITGLLTFLVGVVIAYQGAEQLRKFGTNIFIVDLVGISLLREISPLIVAILIAGRSGSAYAAQIGTMKVTEELDAVRTLGISPMNLLVLPRALGLIIALPLLTVYADAVGVFGGMLIALGELNVSFVEFIARFDEAVPVRHFLIGLGKAPFFAALIALVGCYQGFQIRGGVDDVGRHTTTSVVQGIFLVIVFDAICSILLNWWDL; via the coding sequence CCTCTCGCAGCTGGAACGCGGAGCTCACGCGCTTCGATGGCCTGATGTTCCCACCGTCCTGTACGACGCCGGTGAGGTGACCGCCATGGATACAGGCGGTGCGCTCATGTTGCAACGGTACATCAACGGCTTGCCGCACAAGGGGCAACAGACGTCGCTCCAAGGATTGAAACCGGAATTTGAGCAACTGCTTGAGAAGATACAGGCTCAGTCGATTCAGCCTGGCCGTCACGCTGCCATCCGTGAAACGAAACGGGTGAATAGTCTTGCCGGGACCATCCAGTCATGGCAAGCCTCCGTTGTTCGCGCGCTCGCCTTCATCGGGGAAAGTACGCTCGCCCTGTGTGCTTCTGTCGCACGGCCCCAATCTATTCGGTGGAAATCACTGATGCGGTTCGTGGAACTGGATGGTGTCCGAGCACTGCCGATCACTGGACTCTTGACGTTTCTGGTCGGTGTCGTGATCGCCTATCAAGGGGCTGAACAGCTCCGCAAGTTCGGCACGAATATTTTCATCGTCGATTTAGTCGGCATCTCGCTCTTGCGTGAAATTTCGCCATTGATCGTCGCAATCCTCATTGCCGGCCGATCGGGATCCGCCTATGCAGCCCAGATCGGGACGATGAAGGTCACGGAAGAATTGGACGCAGTACGGACATTGGGCATCTCACCGATGAATCTGCTGGTATTGCCGCGAGCGCTTGGCCTGATTATTGCCCTTCCTTTATTGACGGTGTACGCGGATGCCGTGGGCGTCTTTGGAGGTATGCTGATTGCCCTGGGAGAGCTCAATGTCAGTTTTGTTGAGTTCATCGCTCGATTCGACGAAGCCGTTCCCGTTCGCCATTTTCTCATTGGGTTGGGGAAAGCCCCATTCTTTGCAGCACTCATTGCATTGGTCGGCTGTTATCAAGGATTTCAGATCAGGGGCGGCGTGGACGACGTGGGCCGACACACCACCACCAGTGTGGTCCAGGGCATTTTTCTCGTGATTGTGTTCGATGCAATCTGTAGCATTCTTCTCAATTGGTGGGACCTGTAA